A genomic window from Hyla sarda isolate aHylSar1 chromosome 10, aHylSar1.hap1, whole genome shotgun sequence includes:
- the LOC130294300 gene encoding nicotinamide N-methyltransferase-like isoform X2 gives MKGDVLIDLSAGPMVHHLYSACDFFRHIIVLKVTDRCILELKRWLDTRTGAFDWGHATKLHVEKENKSDQLQDKEEKVRSAVQHVMKCDLEKENMMDPIVLPPADCIISAGLLDKISKDQDDYRRYLRKFSGLLKPGGHLILLGALDMTYFTVGKDKFHFLTYDEDFVRKTLVGEGFVIDYCKVKKSTIVSDLFDYKALLFIAAHKEK, from the exons ATGAAAGGAGATGTCCTGATTGACCTCAGCGCTGGTCCCATGGTCCATCATCTATATTCAGCCTGTGATTTTTTCAGACACATCATAGTCCTGAAGGTCACTGACAGATGTATCCTGGAGCTGAAGAGATGGCTGGACACACGGACAGGAGCATTCGATTGGGGACATGCAACAAAACTTCatgtagaaaaagaaaataaaag TGACCAGTTACAGGATAAAGAAGAGAAAGTGAGATCGGCCGTTCAACATGTGATGAAATGTGACCTTGAGAAGGAAAATATGATGGATCCGATAGTCTTACCACCAGCAGATTGTATCATCAGCGCAGGGCTCCTAGATAAGATCAGCAAAGACCAAGATGACTACAGGAGATATCTCAGGAAGTTCTCAGGGTTATTAAAACCTGGAGGACATCTCATATTACTTGGAGCTTTAGATATGACATATTTCACAGTCGGGAAAGACAAGTTCCATTTTCTTACATATGATGAGGATTTTGTCAGGAAAACTCTAGTTGGAGAAGGATTTGTTATAGATTACTGTAAGGTTAAGAAGAGTACGATTGTGAGTGACCTATTTGACTATAAGGCTCTCTTATTCATTGCAGCTCACAAGGAGAAGTAG